The nucleotide window GAACCGAGATGATTTTCAGTTCCGAGAGGTTTGATTTATCTCTGAAACCTTCAAGCGGGGTTCCATCCTGGGGCAGGAAGGTCATAACTCTGACCATATCAGGATTGTTTGTACTCATTCCCCTTAAGGACAAAATAGTGGATTCAATATCATTTCCAACCCCTGTGAGGATTCCGTCTTCTATACAATATCCCTGCTTTTTAGCAAAACGGCGTGCGTTGACACGCCCATCGAATGACTGTTCAACTCTAAGTTTCCTATAGAGTTCGGTGTCATATGTTTCCTGGTAAAGGGCAAGGAAGTTTGCTCCTTTTTCCCTGGCTTTGAGAAGAGTAGCATTATCCATCAATCCCGGAGAAATCATTATGGGTAACCCAAGTTCCTCTTTTACTATCTGGACAAGCTCAACGAACCGGTCCGGATCTTCATAGTAATAGGGGTCTTCTCCCATGGTCAGGTCAACCATATGAAAGCCTGCTCCTTTCAGGGCTTTGCAGGTTTCTTTTATCTCTTCCATGGTCAGTCGATAGCGATGGATCTCGTTTCGACAATTATAGTAGCAAAAAGAACATTGATTTTTACAGTAAGTAGAGAAATAGATGAAACAATTAAGAAATACCCTGTTGCCAAAATAATGATCTCTTACTTTTCGCGCTGCAGAGTAGAGTCTTTCCAGGTCTTTTTCGGATTCAAGGGAAAGAAGAGCTCTCAAGTCATCATCAGTTAATTGGTACCCTTCAATGACCTT belongs to Methanosarcina barkeri 3 and includes:
- the pylB gene encoding methylornithine synthase PylB, which codes for MIQKMALDKFDSLGKKVIEGYQLTDDDLRALLSLESEKDLERLYSAARKVRDHYFGNRVFLNCFIYFSTYCKNQCSFCYYNCRNEIHRYRLTMEEIKETCKALKGAGFHMVDLTMGEDPYYYEDPDRFVELVQIVKEELGLPIMISPGLMDNATLLKAREKGANFLALYQETYDTELYRKLRVEQSFDGRVNARRFAKKQGYCIEDGILTGVGNDIESTILSLRGMSTNNPDMVRVMTFLPQDGTPLEGFRDKSNLSELKIISVLRLMFPKRLIPASLDLEGIDGMVHRLNAGANIVTSILPPDSQLEGVANYDRDLEERDRDIKSVVRRLEIMGMKPALQADFETILGC